From the genome of Acidobacteriota bacterium, one region includes:
- a CDS encoding RNA methyltransferase — MGWEQSERQIESRNHPLLKRIRAMLRSGELLDGGEALLETPRLIEDALASMVRISTLLLSEPLSIAARKLLSIAARDVEIIHLPRKTFESLSTIETSQGAMALALAPSWTERDLFKSSAAAQPFLLVASGIQDPGNLGTILRASEAFGVSGVILTRGTVSPWNAKALRASAGTVLRLPVLRNLTPTETVRLLSAHGVKLYGAVARGGCAPEKLNATQAIAIAIGAEAAGLPPELLESATVLSIAIAPQVESLNVAAATAVVLYEVARQQALQRSSQARGSSTGSPRAAGQRKAKSSA; from the coding sequence GTGGGCTGGGAGCAATCAGAACGTCAAATCGAAAGCCGCAATCATCCGCTGCTGAAGCGGATTCGCGCCATGCTGCGCTCCGGCGAACTGCTCGATGGCGGAGAAGCTTTGCTTGAGACACCCCGCCTGATCGAGGACGCGCTGGCCAGCATGGTACGGATATCCACCCTACTGCTCAGCGAACCGCTCTCCATTGCGGCCCGCAAACTACTGTCGATCGCGGCAAGGGACGTAGAAATAATCCATCTGCCGCGCAAAACTTTTGAATCTCTTTCCACCATCGAAACCTCGCAGGGAGCCATGGCCCTGGCGCTAGCCCCTTCCTGGACTGAGCGCGATCTCTTCAAAAGTTCCGCTGCTGCGCAGCCATTCCTGCTGGTCGCCAGCGGCATACAAGACCCCGGAAATCTGGGCACGATCCTGCGGGCCTCGGAAGCATTTGGCGTGAGCGGGGTGATCCTCACGCGCGGCACGGTCAGTCCATGGAATGCCAAGGCTCTGCGCGCCTCGGCGGGAACGGTCCTGCGTCTGCCGGTACTTCGCAACTTGACTCCTACAGAAACGGTTAGACTCCTCTCCGCCCACGGGGTGAAGCTTTACGGGGCCGTCGCCCGGGGAGGCTGTGCGCCGGAAAAGCTGAACGCCACGCAAGCAATCGCGATAGCAATCGGGGCTGAAGCCGCCGGCCTCCCCCCAGAATTATTGGAATCAGCCACAGTGCTTTCTATCGCGATCGCACCTCAGGTGGAGTCGCTGAATGTGGCGGCAGCCACAGCGGTGGTTCTTTACGAAGTGGCGAGGCAACAAGCATTGCAGCGGTCGAGCCAAGCGCGTGGCAGCTCGACAGGCAGCCCTCGGGCGGCGGGGCAGCGAAAGGCAAAGAGTTCGGCATAG
- a CDS encoding threonylcarbamoyl-AMP synthase gives MAEIIEVNPERPEPEIIRLAATLIRAGEVVAIPTDTVYGLATDAFNGAAAEKVFALKGRPAAAPLLVLVSSMEMALACADSLTPQFLRLAARFWPGPLTIVVPAFWRIPREVTAGYGTVGIRLPKSAIAIALIDALGGPITASSANLSGQPECLTAQAVESSIGAGLKLVLDGGASAERCPSTVISLIGDEMKLLREGAVSIKAISDFLHAQ, from the coding sequence ATGGCCGAGATCATTGAAGTAAATCCAGAAAGACCGGAGCCAGAGATCATTCGGCTTGCTGCGACACTCATTCGCGCTGGTGAGGTTGTTGCCATCCCTACCGATACCGTGTATGGATTGGCGACTGACGCTTTCAATGGGGCTGCAGCGGAGAAGGTATTCGCATTGAAGGGGCGGCCCGCAGCCGCGCCATTGTTGGTCTTGGTGAGTTCTATGGAAATGGCGCTGGCCTGCGCTGATTCGCTTACCCCACAATTCTTGCGGCTGGCAGCGCGATTCTGGCCAGGGCCTCTGACCATCGTAGTTCCGGCGTTTTGGCGCATTCCGCGTGAGGTTACCGCGGGATATGGAACCGTGGGAATTCGTCTTCCAAAGTCAGCAATCGCCATCGCGTTGATCGATGCGCTGGGTGGGCCGATCACGGCGAGCAGCGCTAATCTCTCCGGGCAACCTGAGTGCCTCACGGCACAGGCCGTCGAATCGTCAATTGGCGCGGGTCTGAAGCTGGTTTTGGATGGAGGCGCGAGCGCGGAGAGATGCCCGTCTACCGTCATTAGCCTGATTGGCGATGAGATGAAACTGCTGCGCGAAGGCGCGGTCTCGATAAAAGCTATCTCCGATTTTTTGCATGCGCAATGA